One stretch of Marinobacterium iners DNA includes these proteins:
- the rpsD gene encoding 30S ribosomal protein S4, translating into MARYLGPKCKLSRREGTDLFLKSGVRALDSKCKAETVPGVHGARRGRLSEYGLQLREKQKVRRIYGVLERQFRGYYKEAARRKGATGENLLQLLEGRLDNVVYRMGYGSTRAEARQVVSHRQITVNGQVVNIPSYQVQAGDVVAVREKAKNQLRIKHALDLAAQRAPVEWIEVDASKMEGTFKSLPERSDLSADINEHLIVELYSK; encoded by the coding sequence ATGGCTCGTTATCTTGGACCAAAGTGCAAGCTGTCCCGTCGTGAAGGCACCGATCTCTTCCTGAAGAGTGGTGTCCGCGCGCTTGACAGCAAGTGCAAAGCAGAAACAGTACCCGGTGTTCACGGTGCCCGTCGCGGTCGCCTGTCTGAATACGGTCTGCAGCTGCGTGAAAAGCAAAAAGTACGTCGCATTTACGGCGTGCTGGAACGTCAGTTCCGTGGTTATTACAAAGAAGCAGCACGCCGCAAGGGTGCTACAGGTGAAAACCTGCTTCAGCTTCTCGAAGGCCGTCTGGACAACGTTGTATACCGCATGGGTTATGGTTCTACCCGTGCTGAAGCACGTCAGGTTGTGTCTCACCGTCAGATCACTGTCAATGGTCAGGTAGTTAATATTCCTTCCTACCAGGTACAGGCTGGCGACGTAGTAGCAGTTCGCGAAAAAGCCAAAAACCAGCTGCGTATCAAACACGCACTGGATCTGGCTGCTCAGCGTGCTCCCGTTGAATGGATTGAAGTTGATGCTTCGAAGATGGAAGGTACTTTCAAGTCCCTGCCGGAACGTAGCGATCTTTCAGCCGACATCAACGAGCACCTGATCGTCGAGCTCTACTCGAAGTAA
- a CDS encoding DNA-directed RNA polymerase subunit alpha, giving the protein MQRSVNEFLYPRHIDVQEISKTRAKVTLEPLERGFGHTLGNALRRILLSSMPGCAISEVEIEGVLHEYSSIEGVQEDVIEILLNLKGVAIALHNGDEALLTLSKSEAGSVTAGDIQLTQDVEIANPEHVIAHLNPGAALNMQLRVTRGRGYVPADSRNSDEDETRAIGRLQLDASYSPVLRVSYAVESARVEQRTDLDKLVIDIESNGTIDPEECIRRAATILQQQLVVFVDLEDAGEQTRAEPNEPEIDPVLLRPVDDLELTVRSANCLKAEQIYYIGDLIQRTEVELLKTPNLGKKSLTEIKDVLASKGLSLGMRLENWPPASLKGDDKVAS; this is encoded by the coding sequence ATGCAGCGTTCAGTAAACGAGTTTCTTTACCCGCGTCACATTGACGTGCAGGAGATTAGCAAAACCCGCGCCAAGGTGACTCTTGAGCCACTGGAGCGAGGGTTCGGCCATACCCTGGGCAATGCGCTGCGCCGTATCCTGCTCTCTTCCATGCCGGGTTGTGCAATTTCGGAAGTTGAGATTGAGGGTGTGTTGCACGAGTACAGCAGCATAGAAGGGGTGCAGGAGGATGTCATCGAGATCCTGCTGAACCTCAAAGGTGTTGCCATTGCTCTGCACAACGGTGATGAGGCGCTTCTGACACTCTCCAAGTCAGAGGCAGGTTCTGTCACGGCTGGCGATATTCAGCTGACTCAGGACGTTGAAATTGCCAATCCCGAACATGTGATTGCTCACCTGAATCCGGGTGCTGCACTGAACATGCAGCTGCGCGTGACACGCGGCCGTGGCTATGTGCCGGCTGACTCACGTAACAGCGACGAGGATGAAACTCGTGCCATCGGACGTCTGCAGCTGGATGCCAGCTACAGCCCTGTTCTGCGCGTGTCCTATGCAGTTGAAAGTGCACGTGTAGAACAGCGCACCGACCTGGACAAGCTCGTGATCGATATTGAATCCAACGGTACTATCGATCCGGAAGAGTGCATCCGTCGTGCGGCTACCATACTGCAGCAGCAGCTGGTCGTGTTTGTTGATCTGGAAGACGCGGGTGAACAGACTCGCGCCGAGCCGAATGAGCCGGAGATTGATCCTGTTCTTCTGCGCCCGGTCGACGACCTGGAGCTGACTGTACGTTCCGCGAACTGTCTGAAAGCAGAGCAGATCTATTATATTGGTGATCTGATCCAGCGCACCGAAGTAGAGCTGCTGAAGACTCCTAACTTGGGCAAGAAGTCTCTGACCGAGATCAAAGATGTGCTGGCATCTAAAGGTCTGTCGCTTGGCATGCGTCTGGAAAACTGGCCCCCGGCCAGTCTGAAAGGCGATGACAAGGTTGCCTCTTGA
- the rplQ gene encoding 50S ribosomal protein L17 encodes MRHRKSGRHLNRTSAHRKAMFKNMAVSLFEHELIKTTLPKAKELRRFAEPLITLAKIDSVANRRLAFSRTRSNDAVGKLFNELGPRYAARPGGYIRILKCGYRAGDKAPMAYVELVDRPVGQTVADESAED; translated from the coding sequence ATGCGTCATCGTAAATCTGGTCGACACTTAAATCGTACAAGTGCTCACCGCAAAGCGATGTTCAAAAATATGGCAGTGTCTCTGTTCGAACACGAACTGATCAAGACTACTCTGCCTAAAGCTAAAGAACTGCGCCGCTTTGCTGAGCCGCTGATCACTCTGGCCAAGATCGATTCGGTTGCTAACCGTCGTCTGGCGTTCTCCCGTACCCGCAGCAACGATGCTGTAGGTAAACTGTTCAACGAACTGGGTCCGCGTTACGCGGCTCGTCCCGGTGGCTATATCCGCATTCTCAAGTGCGGATACCGTGCCGGCGACAAGGCTCCAATGGCCTACGTTGAACTGGTAGATCGTCCGGTTGGTCAGACTGTTGCAGATGAGAGTGCAGAAGATTAA
- the uvrA gene encoding excinuclease ABC subunit UvrA, whose protein sequence is MDKILVRGARTHNLKNIDLDIPRDQLIVITGLSGSGKSSLAFDTLYAEGQRRYVESLSTYARQFLSMMEKPDVDHIEGLSPAISIEQKSTSHNPRSTVGTITEIYDYLRLLFARAGEPRCPEHDLPLAAQTVSQMVDQVLALPEGTRVMLLAPVVQGRKGEHLHIISQLRSQGFVRARIDRLVVDLDDAPTLDKKRKHDIEVVVDRIKVREDLQTRLAESFETALELSDGIARIAPMDEGMEEMVFSARFACPTCGHSIQELEPRLFSFNNPHGACPACDGLGVRQYFDPAKLVQDASLTLAQGAIRGWDKRSLYYYQQLQAVGQHYGFDLDTPFEKLSEQHRNIILHGSGDDSVDFHYRNDRGERVKKAHPFEGVINNLERRYRETESESVREDLARYLNMHACPSCNGSRLRADARHVFIDQRTLPDLVRLPIGQAKEYFEQLELGGKQGEIADKILKEIRERLSFLVNVGLDYLSLERSADTLSGGEAQRIRLASQIGAGLVGVMYVLDEPSIGLHQRDNERLLKTLEHLRDLGNTVIVVEHDEDAIRMADYLIDIGPGAGVHGGRVIAAGLPQTIMDNPESITGQYLSGKRSIAIPEQRKPVDSDRILRLIGASGNNLQKVTLEIPVGLMTCVTGVSGSGKSTLINNTLYPVAATALNHATTLDAAPYERIEGLDLFDKVIDIDQSPIGRTPRSNPATYTGIFTPIRELFSGTQEARSRGYKPGRFSFNVKGGRCEACQGDGVIKVEMHFLPDIYVPCDICKGKRYNRETLEVKYKGKSIDEVLQLTVEDAREFFDAIPALARRLQTLIDVGLSYIRLGQAATTLSGGEAQRVKLARELSKRDTGKTLYILDEPTTGLHFYDIQQLLNVLDRLRDHGNTIVVIEHNLDVIKTADWIIDLGPEGGSGGGEIIATGTPETVANVPQSHTGRFLKPMLKSV, encoded by the coding sequence ATGGACAAGATTCTGGTACGGGGTGCACGCACCCACAACCTGAAAAATATTGACCTCGATATCCCCCGCGACCAGTTGATCGTCATCACAGGGCTGTCGGGATCAGGCAAGTCCTCACTCGCCTTCGACACTCTCTACGCCGAAGGACAGCGCCGCTACGTGGAATCCTTGTCCACCTATGCACGCCAGTTCCTGTCGATGATGGAAAAGCCCGATGTAGACCATATCGAAGGACTGTCACCGGCCATATCGATCGAGCAGAAATCCACATCGCATAATCCCCGCTCGACAGTTGGTACCATCACCGAGATTTACGATTACCTGCGTCTGCTCTTTGCCCGAGCAGGCGAACCGCGCTGCCCTGAACATGACTTGCCGCTGGCGGCACAGACCGTCAGCCAGATGGTTGATCAGGTGCTCGCACTGCCCGAAGGCACACGCGTAATGCTGTTGGCTCCCGTCGTACAGGGCCGCAAGGGTGAGCACTTACATATCATCAGCCAGCTGCGCAGCCAGGGCTTCGTCCGCGCCCGTATAGATCGGCTGGTGGTCGATCTTGATGATGCCCCAACACTGGACAAGAAACGCAAACACGATATTGAAGTGGTGGTTGATCGCATCAAGGTTCGAGAGGACCTTCAAACCCGCTTGGCAGAATCATTTGAAACCGCTCTGGAGCTGAGCGATGGCATTGCCAGAATTGCCCCCATGGATGAGGGTATGGAGGAGATGGTGTTTTCGGCACGTTTCGCCTGCCCGACCTGTGGCCACAGCATTCAGGAACTCGAGCCTCGTTTGTTCTCATTCAACAACCCCCACGGCGCCTGCCCTGCCTGTGATGGTCTTGGGGTACGACAGTATTTTGATCCAGCCAAACTGGTACAGGACGCATCACTGACCCTTGCACAGGGTGCCATACGTGGCTGGGATAAGCGAAGTCTCTACTATTACCAACAGCTGCAGGCGGTAGGTCAACACTACGGCTTTGATCTGGATACCCCGTTTGAGAAACTCAGCGAACAACACCGCAATATCATTCTGCACGGCAGTGGTGATGACAGCGTAGACTTTCACTACCGTAATGACCGAGGCGAACGCGTTAAGAAGGCGCACCCCTTTGAAGGCGTGATCAATAATCTGGAGCGGCGCTACCGGGAAACCGAGTCCGAAAGCGTACGCGAAGACTTGGCTCGCTATCTCAACATGCATGCATGCCCCTCATGCAATGGCAGCCGACTGCGTGCTGACGCGCGCCATGTATTTATTGACCAACGCACTCTGCCTGATCTTGTACGCCTGCCGATTGGTCAGGCAAAAGAGTACTTTGAACAGCTTGAACTCGGAGGCAAACAAGGCGAGATCGCCGACAAGATTCTGAAAGAGATTCGTGAACGCCTGAGTTTTCTGGTCAATGTAGGACTCGACTACCTATCGCTTGAACGCAGTGCTGATACTCTTTCAGGTGGTGAAGCCCAGCGCATCCGACTGGCAAGTCAGATTGGTGCAGGTCTGGTCGGTGTCATGTATGTACTGGATGAGCCATCCATCGGACTGCATCAACGCGACAATGAACGTCTGCTCAAAACTCTGGAACACCTGCGTGACCTGGGCAATACCGTCATCGTAGTTGAACACGATGAAGACGCCATCCGCATGGCGGATTATCTGATTGATATCGGCCCCGGAGCCGGCGTACATGGCGGGCGTGTCATCGCCGCGGGCCTGCCCCAGACCATTATGGACAATCCCGAATCGATCACAGGCCAGTATCTGTCCGGCAAACGGTCGATTGCGATACCGGAACAACGCAAGCCGGTGGACAGTGACAGGATACTGCGTCTGATAGGCGCCAGCGGCAACAACCTGCAGAAGGTGACGCTCGAAATTCCTGTTGGACTGATGACCTGTGTGACCGGCGTGTCGGGTTCCGGCAAATCCACATTGATCAACAACACGTTGTACCCGGTTGCCGCCACGGCACTTAATCATGCGACAACGCTGGACGCGGCACCTTATGAGCGGATTGAAGGATTGGATCTGTTTGACAAGGTCATCGATATAGACCAGAGTCCGATTGGACGCACTCCACGCTCCAACCCCGCGACCTATACCGGTATTTTTACACCGATCCGTGAACTCTTTTCCGGGACCCAGGAAGCACGCTCACGCGGCTACAAACCGGGACGTTTCAGCTTCAATGTAAAGGGTGGCCGCTGTGAAGCCTGCCAGGGGGACGGCGTAATCAAGGTGGAGATGCACTTCCTGCCGGACATCTATGTGCCCTGCGATATCTGCAAGGGCAAGCGCTATAACCGTGAAACCCTGGAAGTGAAGTACAAGGGCAAGAGCATCGATGAGGTATTACAGCTGACGGTTGAGGATGCGCGTGAATTCTTCGACGCCATACCAGCGCTGGCACGACGGCTGCAAACCCTGATCGATGTCGGCCTCAGCTATATTCGTCTCGGACAGGCAGCGACGACACTTTCGGGCGGCGAAGCACAACGTGTCAAACTGGCGCGAGAATTGAGTAAGCGGGACACCGGCAAGACCCTGTATATTCTTGACGAGCCCACCACCGGGCTGCATTTCTATGACATACAGCAACTGCTCAATGTCCTTGATCGCCTGCGGGATCACGGCAATACCATCGTCGTGATTGAACACAACCTGGACGTAATCAAGACCGCCGACTGGATCATAGACCTGGGCCCGGAAGGTGGCAGCGGTGGTGGCGAAATCATTGCCACCGGCACACCTGAGACCGTTGCAAACGTGCCACAGTCACATACCGGACGCTTCCTGAAACCCATGTTGAAATCTGTCTGA